In Chaetodon auriga isolate fChaAug3 chromosome 7, fChaAug3.hap1, whole genome shotgun sequence, a genomic segment contains:
- the tnfaip1 gene encoding BTB/POZ domain-containing adapter for CUL3-mediated RhoA degradation protein 2: MSGDSCLPQHHTQSDCTSPPPLLACPKTKTCSYQGAVGLGNKYVRINVGGNLFYTTLQVLTRQNSMLKAMFSGQKEVFTDKEGWILIDRSGKHFSSILCYLRDGTVTLPKGRQAIQELMAEAKYYLIQDLVELCQNTLQGNKEQPLCVIPVVTSSKEEERLIQSSVKPVVKLVYNRSNNKYSYTSNSDDNLLKNIELFDRLSLSFNGRVLFIKDVIGDEICCWSFYGQGRKLAEVCCTSIVYATEKKQTKVEFPEARIYEETLNTLLYETMPLPDNTLLEATRRSYTNCGSHSEEEEGPAGTELRERVRRIHVKRYSTYDDRPLGH, encoded by the exons ATGTCTGGGGACAGCTGCTTGCCCCAACATCACACGCAGTCCGACTGCACCTCTCCACCCCCTCTTCTGGCCTGTCCCAAGACCAAGACCTGCAGTTATCAGGGAGCGGTGGGCCTGGGCAACAAGTATGTCCGAATCAACGTCGGCGGGAATCTGTTTTACACCACACTGCAAGTGCTGACAAGGCAGAACTCCATGCTGAAAGCCATGTTCAGTGGACAGAAAGAAGTGTTTACTGACAAAGAAG GTTGGATCCTGATCGACCGCAGTGGGAAACACTTTAGCAGCATCTTGTGCTACCTGCGTGACGGCACAGTCACCTTACCCAAAGGTCGTCAGGCTATCCAGGAGCTGATGGCTGAGGCAAAGTATTACCTCATCCAGGACCTGGTGGAACTTTGTCAAAACACCCTGCAG GGCAATAAAGAGCAGCCCCTGTGTGTCATACCTGTGGTCACCTCCAgtaaggaagaggagaggctcATCCAGTCTTCTGTCAAG CCTGTGGTGAAGCTGGTGTACAACAGAAGCAACAACAAGTACTCCTACACCAG TAACTCAGACGACAACCTTTTGAAGAACATCGAGCTGTTCGACAGGCTGTCTCTCAGCTTCAACGGCCGCGTCCTCTTCATCAAGGATGTGATAGGAGATGAGATCTGCTGCTGGTCCTTCTATGGTCAGGGCCGCAAGCTGGCTGAGGTCTGCTGCACCTCCATTGTCTACGCCACTGAGAAGAAGCAGACCAAG GTGGAGTTTCCTGAAGCTCGTATCTATGAGGAGACTCTGAACACCTTGCTTTACGAGACAATGCCGCTGCCCGACAACACCCTGCTGGAAGCCACACGCCGGAGCTACACTAACTGCGGCTCTCAtagcgaggaagaggagggaccCGCAGGAACAGAGCTTCGTGAGCGTGTCCGTCGAATCCACGTCAAGAGGTACAGCACGTACGACGACCGGCCACTGGGACACTGA